The region GTTTCATTGCCTTTAATTGGGCATCCCCTCCAACCCGGGAAACGGATATCCCTACATTGATGGCTGGTCGCAAACCAGAATTGAATAAACTAGACTCAAGGAATATCTGACCGTCTGTAATGGATATGATATTAGTAGGAATATAGGCTGATACATCCCCTTCCTGTGTTTCTACTATAGGCAGGGAGGTTAAAGAGCCTCCACCACGTTCTTCACTCATTTTTGCCGCTCTTTCCAGGAGTCGGGAGTGTAGATAGAAGATATCTCCAGGATAGGCTTCTCTTCCCGGGGACCGTCTCATTAGAAGAGATATTTCTCTATAAGCCTGGGAATGTTTTGTTAAATCATCATAAATGACCAAAGCGTGACGTCCTGAGTTCCTAAAGTACTCTGCCATTGCTGTAGCTGAATAAGGGGCTAAATACTGAAGGGCCGCAGGATCAGAAGCCGTAGCTGCTACTACAGTTGTGAATTCAAGAACCCCCTGTTTTCTTAATGTTTCCATGAGGTTTACAACAGAAGATCTTTTTTGACCAATAGCAACGTAAAAACAATAGACTTGATTAGCAGGATCCAATTGATTCTTTTGATTGATGATAGTATCTATGGCTATAGTTGTTTTACCTGTCCGTCTATCACCAATAATGAGTTCCCTTTGTCCTCTTCCAATGGGAACCATAGAATCAATAGATTTTAGACCTGTTTGTAAGGGCTCTATAACATTCTGTCTATCAATGATCCCTGGTCCTTTTACTTCAACCCGATTGTAACCTGACTCTTTAATAGGCCCTTTTCCGTCAATTGGATTTCCTAGAGGATCAACAACTCTGCCTAATAACGCTTCTCCAACAGGAACTTTTGCTACTTCCTTTGTTCTTCTTACCAGACAACCTTCGGTGACCTTTTCATAGTCTGAAAAGAGTATAACTCCAACCGTTTCCTCTTCCAGGTTCATAACCATTCCCTGAACAAGTTCACCGGAGGGTGTCTCTATTTCAACGAGTTCTCCAGATAAAATATGATCGAGTCCCCATACCTGGGCAATTCCATCTCCCGCTTGGATAACCCGTCCCATTTCAAACTCAATTTGCTTTTGGGGTAAGTTCTCAATTTTCTTTTTTAAGATATCCAGTATTTCGGATGCTTTCATATCATTTGCCATAATTTACCTACTTAGTTGGACTTTTAAGGCTTTTAAACGGCCTTTAAGTGAATGATCAATCATTCTGTTATTCCAGATGATGCGTACCCCGCCGATGATACTTGGTTGTAAACTTTCTTTAAGTAGCACGTCACCTTGTACTTTGTTCTTCATAGTATTAAGAATCTGTTTTTTCGTTTCTTCATCTAAGGGTGATGCACTTTCTACTGTAACTTCGGTGATATTCCTTTCCATAAGATCAATATCCCGATAGGCTTTGGGTAATAGGGGGAGTGCAGACAATCGCTTATTGTCTTTCAGTAGTTTTATCGTATTAGCCGTTAATTCATGAACATAAGGAATAAACACGGTATCCAGCACTTTTTTATCGCTTAAAGAATAGTTTTTTGTATTATGAAAGAATTCATGTAATTCCTCTGAACTTCCTACTATTTCTTCTATATAGTCCATGTCTTGTTGTATGTTTTCTAACACACCCTGTTTGGCTGCGACTTCATATAAGGCTTGAGCATAGCGCT is a window of Spirochaeta cellobiosiphila DSM 17781 DNA encoding:
- the atpH gene encoding ATP synthase F1 subunit delta, which encodes MKGIERIQRYAQALYEVAAKQGVLENIQQDMDYIEEIVGSSEELHEFFHNTKNYSLSDKKVLDTVFIPYVHELTANTIKLLKDNKRLSALPLLPKAYRDIDLMERNITEVTVESASPLDEETKKQILNTMKNKVQGDVLLKESLQPSIIGGVRIIWNNRMIDHSLKGRLKALKVQLSR
- the atpA gene encoding F0F1 ATP synthase subunit alpha — its product is MANDMKASEILDILKKKIENLPQKQIEFEMGRVIQAGDGIAQVWGLDHILSGELVEIETPSGELVQGMVMNLEEETVGVILFSDYEKVTEGCLVRRTKEVAKVPVGEALLGRVVDPLGNPIDGKGPIKESGYNRVEVKGPGIIDRQNVIEPLQTGLKSIDSMVPIGRGQRELIIGDRRTGKTTIAIDTIINQKNQLDPANQVYCFYVAIGQKRSSVVNLMETLRKQGVLEFTTVVAATASDPAALQYLAPYSATAMAEYFRNSGRHALVIYDDLTKHSQAYREISLLMRRSPGREAYPGDIFYLHSRLLERAAKMSEERGGGSLTSLPIVETQEGDVSAYIPTNIISITDGQIFLESSLFNSGLRPAINVGISVSRVGGDAQLKAMKQTAGSLRIDLAQFRELAAFMQFSSDLDNATKSQLARGERLTELLKQHQYSPVEVFNQIMIIQAGVTGRLDKYPTAKVLSYQEELFTFLEKEGPQFMAKLREKKAFDDELKEESEKLFDQFEEIFRPDAMQHDIDSGYTLNLSMAMSQRTSRISKDMFKLVERLTAQELSSPNLETEIEDIITNKDNKESDRFDRLIQDCEIIDYDKSKSMEALLKVAAKKLQTKSINKELIFDKLMEREKSSTTALTPFFAIPHIVVEEEDTFKMLIVRSKKGISFTNDRESVHSIFVLMGSMDQRHFHLVVLSTLARIVQDPTYQRSWMESKKLSDLKDLILQIKQEKEQE